The following are from one region of the Primulina eburnea isolate SZY01 chromosome 17, ASM2296580v1, whole genome shotgun sequence genome:
- the LOC140817944 gene encoding zinc finger protein GIS3-like, protein MEGARYWVSAKRKHGTDTHEIFFDSATAMDSQGDSWEEQAFAEDVAGILGGCVWPPRSYSCSFCRREFRSAQALGGHMNVHRRERARLNQFRSIPSADVASFGAAYSSQICTLLYDINPNPEFLNMSLISPPSNITRVSSQPARKMERCDEKASALCLFSPIAQQGSKYNMLSDKKDCDLDFIKNAV, encoded by the coding sequence ATGGAAGGAGCAAGATACTGGGTGTCGGCTAAGAGAAAACATGGTACGGATACTCATGAGATATTTTTTGATTCAGCAACAGCCATGGATTCTCAAGGCGATTCTTGGGAAGAACAGGCTTTTGCCGAAGATGTGGCTGGGATTCTTGGAGGGTGCGTTTGGCCTCCAAGATCTTATTCTTGTAGCTTCTGCAGAAGAGAATTTAGGTCAGCTCAAGCCCTAGGAGGTCATATGAATGTTCACAGAAGAGAAAGGGCTAGATTGAATCAATTCCGCAGTATTCCTTCAGCCGATGTTGCGTCTTTCGGTGCTGCATATTCATCCCAAATATGTACTTTGTTGTATGATATTAACCCTAATCCTGAATTTTTGAACATGTCGTTGATCTCACCTCCGTCGAATATTACAAGGGTTTCATCTCAACCtgcaagaaaaatggagagatgCGACGAAAAGGCATCAGCCCTTTGCCTTTTCTCCCCTATAGCTCAACAAGGATCGAAGTATAACATGCTTTCTGACAAGAAAGATTGTGATTTGGACTTTATCAAGAACGCGGTG